Within Runella rosea, the genomic segment TGCTTCCATTCCTGAGTTCATAAAAAAGCCGAGGTATTTTTGATTGTTGATTTGTTCCAATCCTTTTGCGTTGTTGCCAGCGTATTTTACCGAAGGCTGGGCGTAAAAGTCGGTGAAATTAAATTTGATGGTATAAGACGCCAATGAAGCATTAGCTCCGTTGCGGGTTTCCAATACGACACTGTTTTCACCGTTTTTAATCTCAAAGAATCCTTGAGAAGCCTGAATTCCCTTTGTGTACCAATCTTCGGCATTTGCCGTAACCCAGCCCCGGTTGGCGGCTTCGGCAATGTTGAAACACATTTCGATGTAGCCGATTTGGATGGTTGCTTCGGGAGAATAGTTTTTGTAATAACGATTACGGTTGATGTACGAATATTGTCCAGCCAGTGCTTTTGTAGACATATCATCCAAGCTTTCTGCGGGATTTGCACCCACAAAAGCGGCGAAGTCCGTTTGGGTGAGTCCTTTTTTCAACTGGGCTTCTGCGGGCTCGGCAATGTAGAACAGACGCGGGTCTTGGGTCGCTTTAAGGAGGTCTATGTTGGTCGTTGACATCTGCTGGCGTGTGGCATCAAACCCGAAGTTGTCGGGGTTGATGGGGTATTTGTTGTACGTAGCATTGTACTTGTACGCCATATTGTCGGCCATTCCCGTCATGATTGGGTATTTAGCGGGATTGTTGATTACTTCGGCAAATTTACCTTTGATGTTTAGCTCTGCGTCGCTTTCTTTTTTGCTCAACGAAACCAGCACGCGCAGTTTGAAGGTATTGACTACTTTTTGCCAAGCCCGAAGATTGTTGCTCAAGTAAATATCACCCTGCAATGAAATATCTCCTGCGGCAATCAACTTGGTCAAGTCATCGTTTGATTCATCGAGCCATTTGAGCGCTTGCACGTAGATTTCCTTTTGCGTATTGTATTTAGGGCTGGTATTTTCGGTGCCTTTCAGTGCTTCATTCATGGGCAGGTCGCCGAGGCGTTGCGTCATCCAAACGAAGAAGTAAGCCTTAAAAAATTTACCCAGTGCCGCGTACGGATTTAAGTCTTTTCCCGTCGATTTTTTGGCTTCTTCCTCCATTTTTACCACGTTTTTAAGCGCGTCAAAATAAGTGCCCGACGTAGTCCAGTCGTATTCGTTGTTGCCGTAATAGTTATAATTGATGGTATAAAACTGATTCCAACGGGTGTCTTTGCCCCAAGGACGTTCGGTCATACTATTAAGGATACCATTGAATACCAAGTTAGCAGGTGAGCTTGCAGGAACGTTGGGGTTGGTTTCCAACTCTTGGAAGGTTTGGCAGCTACTCATGGTCAGAGCGGCAATGGCAAAAATTAAATATATTTTATTGATTTTCATCGTCTTAAAGTTTTGTACGAAAGATTGGTTTTCATTTACAGTTTGCCAACAACAATCTCTTAGAAAGTGAAATTGATATTGATACCGTAACGACGCATGGTAGGTGTCTGTAACGACGACCCACGGTCAGTGTAGTTAACAAATTGCTCTACATCCAAATCTTTAGAATGAGCAAAATACAACAAGTTACGTCCAACCAGCGAAATCGTAGCCTGCTTGATATTCTTACCTAATAAACCCGCTGGGAGTGAATAACCTACCTGTAATTCACGTAATTTCACAAACGTACGGTTTATCATGTTGCCCTCATTGGAGTTGTAA encodes:
- a CDS encoding SusD/RagB family nutrient-binding outer membrane lipoprotein; this encodes MKINKIYLIFAIAALTMSSCQTFQELETNPNVPASSPANLVFNGILNSMTERPWGKDTRWNQFYTINYNYYGNNEYDWTTSGTYFDALKNVVKMEEEAKKSTGKDLNPYAALGKFFKAYFFVWMTQRLGDLPMNEALKGTENTSPKYNTQKEIYVQALKWLDESNDDLTKLIAAGDISLQGDIYLSNNLRAWQKVVNTFKLRVLVSLSKKESDAELNIKGKFAEVINNPAKYPIMTGMADNMAYKYNATYNKYPINPDNFGFDATRQQMSTTNIDLLKATQDPRLFYIAEPAEAQLKKGLTQTDFAAFVGANPAESLDDMSTKALAGQYSYINRNRYYKNYSPEATIQIGYIEMCFNIAEAANRGWVTANAEDWYTKGIQASQGFFEIKNGENSVVLETRNGANASLASYTIKFNFTDFYAQPSVKYAGNNAKGLEQINNQKYLGFFMNSGMEAFYNWRRTGFPTNFAKGGPGTGNSGVIPRRWLYPNSERIYNETNYKTAVQAQFGKATESINDELWLLK